Proteins from a genomic interval of Arachis hypogaea cultivar Tifrunner chromosome 10, arahy.Tifrunner.gnm2.J5K5, whole genome shotgun sequence:
- the LOC112714538 gene encoding receptor-like protein kinase HSL1, which produces MNGNGECMVQAAALNQIQSDFTPLLHSLLLLLLHHFTQETMRPISVLLVLAVLSAAAESLNQEGLFLYEMKLAMEDPHSTLSNWNTRDSTPCNWFGVTCHSHTVVTLDLSSANLFGPFPSHSLCRLRNLTTLILFNNSINDTLPSDISLCRSLLHLDLSQNLLTGPLPHSLSLLPNLRHLDLAGNNFSGPIPPSFGAFQKLQVISLVYNLLEGTIPPSLGNITTLKMLNLSYNPFSPAPIPPELGNLTNLEVLWLTQCNLVGEIPESLGNLKSLVDLDLAFNNLHGSIPASLTGLTRLVQLELYNNSLSGELPKGMSNLTSLRLVDLSMNHLEGELPDEFCRLPLESLNLYENRFQGNLPATIANSPNLYELRLFDNRFTGKLPENLGKNAPLRWIDLSTNQFSGPIPGTLCDHGQLEELLLIYNSFSGEVPASLGACTSLTRVRLGFNRFSGEVPAGLWGLPHVSLLELVDNSFSGSIASTIAGARNLSLLRLSKNGFEGPIPQEIGWLETLQEFSGGDNKFNGSLPQSFVNLGQLGTLDLHNNKLSGELPNEIKSWKKLNELNLANNEIGGEIPKEIGSLSVLNFLDLSNNKFSGKVPLGLQNLRLNELNLSHNQLNGELPPMLAKDMYKASFLGNPGLCGDLKGLCNGRDKDKSRSFVWLLRTMFIVATLVFVVGVVWFYFKYKGFKNARAIDKSKWTLMSFHKLGFGEDEILNCLDEDNVIGSGSSGKVYKVVLSNGEAVAVKKIWEGVKKEIECGGDVENGRFQDNAFDAEVETLGKIRHKNIVKLWCCCTTRDCKLLVYEYMPNGSLGDLLHSSKGGLLDWPTRYKIAVDAAEGLSYLHHDCVPPIVHRDVKSNNILLDGEFGARVADFGVAKVVETTGKGTKSMSVIAGSCGYIAPEYAYTLRVNEKSDIYSFGVVILELVSGRRPVDPEFGEKDLVSWVCTTLDQKGVEHVVDSRLDSSFKQDICKVLNIGLVCTSPLPINRPAMRRVVKMLQELGTTTPPNPRYQQNKVNQE; this is translated from the exons ATGAATGGGAATGGTGAATGCATGGTCCAAGCGGCAGCATTAAATCAAATACAATCTGACTTCACTCCCCTtctccattctcttcttcttcttcttcttcatcacttCACTCAAGAAACAATGCGTCCAATCTCAGTGTTGCTGGTTCTGGCGGTTCTATCAGCGGCAGCAGAGTCACTGAACCAAGAAGGACTGTTCCTGTATGAAATGAAGCTCGCCATGGAAGACCCTCATTCCACGCTCTCCAACTGGAACACCAGAGACTCCACTCCCTGCAACTGGTTCGGTGTCACCTGCCACTCCCACACCGTCGTCACCCTCGACCTCTCCTCCGCCAACCTCTTTGGCCCATTCCCCTCTCACTCCCTTTGCCGCCTCCGCAACCTCACCACCCTCATCCTCTTCAACAACTCCATCAACGACACTCTCCCTTCCGACATCTCCCTCTGCCGCTCCCTCCTCCACCTCGACCTCTCCCAGAACCTCCTCACCGGACCCCTCCCTCATTCTCTCTCCTTGCTCCCCAACCTCCGCCACCTCGACCTCGCCGGAAACAACTTCTCCGGCCCCATCCCTCCCTCCTTCGGAGCCTTCCAGAAACTCCAAGTCATCAGCCTCGTCTACAATCTTCTAGAAGGAACCATACCACCTTCCCTCGGCAACATCACCACCCTCAAGATGCTCAACCTCTCTTACAACCCATTTTCACCGGCTCCGATTCCGCCGGAGCTCGGCAACCTCACGAACCTTGAGGTTCTGTGGCTCACTCAGTGCAACCTCGTCGGTGAAATACCCGAATCACTCGGTAACCTCAAGAGCCTCGTCGACTTGGACCTTGCATTCAATAACCTCCACGGTTCCATTCCCGCTTCGCTCACCGGGTTGACTCGCCTGGTTCAGCTCGAGTTGTATAACAACTCGTTGTCCGGCGAGTTACCCAAGGGAATGTCGAACCTTACCTCCTTGAGGCTCGTTGATCTGTCCATGAACCACTTGGAAGGTGAACTTCCCGATGAGTTCTGCCGTTTACCGCTCGAAAGTCTCAACCTTTACGAGAATCGCTTCCAAGGGAACTTGCCGGCGACCATTGCAAACTCGCCGAATCTCTATGAGTTGAGGTTGTTCGACAACAGGTTCACCGGGAAGTTGCCGGAGAATCTGGGGAAGAATGCGCCGTTGAGATGGATTGATCTCTCGACCAACCAGTTCTCCGGTCCCATTCCGGGGACTCTATGCGATCACGGCCAGTTGGAGGAGCTTCTGTTGATATATAACTCGTTTTCCGGCGAGGTTCCGGCGAGTCTTGGCGCATGCACAAGCTTAACGCGTGTAAGGCTTGGTTTCAACCGGTTTTCCGGCGAGGTTCCGGCGGGTTTGTGGGGTCTTCCTCATGTGTCTCTGCTTGAGCTTGTCGACAACTCATTTTCTGGTTCAATCGCGAGTACCATTGCCGGAGCGAGGAATCTTTCGCTGTTGAGGCTTTCGAAGAACGGTTTCGAGGGTCCAATCCCTCAAGAGATTGGATGGTTGGAAACTCTTCAGGAATTTTCTGGTGGCGATAACAAGTTCAATGGCTCGTTGCCTCAGAGTTTTGTGAATCTTGGTCAGCTTGGTACTCTTGATCTGCATAACAATAAGCTCAGTGGAGAGCTTCCCAATGAGATTAAATCATGGAAGAAACTGAACGAGttgaatttggctaacaatgagaTTGGTGGTGAAATCCCTAAGGAAATTGGTAGTTTGTCAGTGCTTAATTTTCTTGATCTTTCTAATAACAAGTTTTCTGGGAAAgtgccccttggtttgcagaatTTGAGGCTGAATGAGCTCAATTTGTCTCATAATCAGTTGAATGGAGAACTTCCCCCAATGTTGGCTAAGGATATGTACAAGGCTAGCTTTCTTGGTAACCCTGGTTTGTGTGGGGATTTGAAGGGTTTATGTAATGGAAGAGATAAGGATAAGAGTAGAAGCTTTGTTTGGTTGCTTAGAACCATGTTCATTGTTGCCACTTTGGTGTTTGTTGTTGGTGTGGTATGGTTCTACTTCAAGTACAAGGGTTTCAAGAATGCAAGGGCTATTGATAAGTCAAAGTGGACACTGATGTCATTTCACAAACTGGGTTTTGGTGAGGATGAGATCTTGAACTGCCTTGATGAAGATAATGTGATAGGAAGCGGATCTTCTGGGAAAGTCTACAAGGTTGTGCTTAGTAACGGTGAAGCTGTCGCCGTGAAGAAGATATGGGAAGGGGTTAAGAAGGAAATAGAATGTGGTGGAGATGTCGAAAATGGCCGATTTCAAGACAATGCTTTTGATGCAGAGGTTGAGACATTGGGTAAAATTAGGCACAAGAACATTGTGAAGCTCTGGTGCTGCTGCACCACAAGGGATTGCAAGCTGTTAGTTTATGAGTACATGCCGAATGGAAGCCTTGGTGATTTGCTGCATAGCAGCAAGGGAGGGTTGTTGGATTGGCCAACCAGGTACAAGATAGCGGTTGATGCCGCAGAAGGCCTCTCTTATCTGCACCATGATTGTGTTCCTCCAATTGTACATAGAGACGTGAAATCTAACAATATCTTGCTGGATGGAGAGTTTGGTGCAAGGGTGGCAGATTTCGGAGTAGCTAAGGTTGTCGAAACCACCGGAAAAGGAACAAAATCCATGTCTGTCATAGCAGGGTCTTGTGGATATATTGCACCAG AATATGCATACACGCTTAGAGTGAATGAGAAGAGTGACATATATAGCTTTGGTGTTGTGATACTAGAGTTGGTTAGTGGAAGGAGGCCGGTAGACCCTGAATTTGGGGAAAAGGACTTGGTTTCATGGGTTTGCACAACCTTGGATCAAAAAGGTGTGGAGCATGTGGTTGACTCAAGGCTAGATTCTTCTTTCAAACAAGATATATGTAAGGTGCTCAACATTGGCCTTGTGTGCACAAGCCCCCTCCCAATAAACCGGCCTGCAATGAGAAGAGTGGTGAAGATGTTGCAAGAGCTTGGCACCACCACCCCTCCTAACCCCAGATATCAACAGAACAAAGTCAACCAAGAATGA